One region of Candidatus Peribacteraceae bacterium genomic DNA includes:
- a CDS encoding PfkB family carbohydrate kinase, with protein MKILVSGSIAYDLLLQYDGSFPEAIDPAHLDELSMAFVTTRFARHHGGTGANIAWNLKLINQEPLLVGTVGHDAGSYTALLEERGISTKRVEVQRGYATSTAIVATDSQEHQITFFHPGADAAGSFPDLSEERDDLHYAVISPRDARVMMQTMAWCQQYAVPYLFDPGQQVLAFAEEELVRAIEKSAGVIANAYEWSLISKKTSFAIEQLLEHAPFLVITQAEEGCTVYTPKGEIVLPACKPDKTVNPTGAGDAFRAGFLTGLAAKWGLKQCAMLGGSLASFVVEQEGTLIDAIDLNDVMGRAETTYGESLPALP; from the coding sequence ATGAAGATCCTCGTCTCCGGCTCCATCGCCTACGACCTTCTCCTCCAGTACGACGGGTCCTTCCCCGAGGCCATCGATCCCGCCCATCTGGACGAGCTCTCCATGGCGTTCGTCACCACGCGCTTCGCGCGCCACCACGGCGGCACGGGGGCGAACATCGCGTGGAACCTCAAGCTCATCAACCAGGAGCCCCTCCTCGTGGGGACGGTGGGGCATGACGCGGGCTCCTACACGGCGCTGCTCGAGGAGCGGGGCATCTCCACCAAGCGCGTGGAAGTGCAGCGCGGCTACGCCACGTCCACGGCCATCGTGGCCACGGATTCCCAGGAGCACCAGATCACGTTCTTCCATCCCGGCGCGGACGCCGCGGGCTCCTTTCCGGACCTCTCCGAGGAGCGCGACGACCTCCACTACGCCGTCATCAGCCCCCGCGATGCGCGAGTGATGATGCAGACCATGGCCTGGTGCCAGCAGTACGCCGTCCCCTACCTGTTCGACCCCGGCCAGCAGGTGCTGGCGTTCGCCGAGGAGGAACTGGTGCGCGCCATCGAAAAGTCCGCGGGTGTCATCGCCAACGCGTACGAGTGGAGCCTCATCAGCAAGAAGACCTCCTTCGCCATCGAGCAGCTCCTGGAGCACGCGCCGTTCCTGGTGATCACGCAGGCGGAGGAAGGCTGCACGGTGTACACGCCCAAGGGGGAGATCGTGCTGCCCGCCTGCAAGCCCGACAAGACCGTCAATCCCACCGGCGCAGGCGACGCCTTCCGCGCGGGCTTCCTCACCGGCCTCGCCGCCAAGTGGGGCCTCAAGCAGTGCGCCATGCTGGGCGGCTCCCTCGCCTCCTTCGTCGTGGAGCAGGAAGGGACGCTCATCGACGCCATAGACCTGAATGACGTGATGGGAAGGGCGGAGACGACGTATGGCGAATCGTTGCCCGCGTTGCCGTGA